A genomic stretch from Corynebacterium sp. 21KM1197 includes:
- a CDS encoding inorganic phosphate transporter, with protein MSDAATATGELSDNAQRTTSDKWWHISFGLLLALTFGTFVMWAIGEVNQSIHYGVLILTIIFGFFMAFNIGGNDVANSFGTSVGAGTLTMKQALMIAAVFEVGGAILAGGDVTETVRSGIVDLDSSMEPMTFVYIMMSSLLGAALWLLVATRMGWPVSTTHSIIGGIVGAALCVGFREHSGGWEMVQWDQIGQIVISWFLSPVLGGVAAYLLFGAIKRGILVYNEEADRKLRLIKQERFELKNRHKEAFERLSEIQQISYTNAMARDAVTTQRSDYTREDLESDYYRELYDIEAKAEDVEAHRALERWVPLLAAFGAIIISAMMLFKGLKNLHLGIDNVGNFLIMGMVGASVWMAVFIFARTLKRHDLDRSTFLLFSWLQVFTAAAFAFSHGSNDIANAVGPFAAVLDVLKTGDINAKAEVPGPLLLACGIALVCGLWFIGRTVIVTVGSGLTKMHPASGFSAELAAAAVVMGASLLGLPVSSTHILIGAVLGVGLVNRAANWKLMRPIALAWVITIPAAAGVGAVGVVILQAIFG; from the coding sequence ATGTCTGATGCGGCGACTGCCACCGGGGAACTGAGCGATAATGCCCAGCGGACCACCAGCGATAAGTGGTGGCATATTTCCTTTGGCCTCCTCCTGGCCCTGACCTTTGGCACCTTTGTGATGTGGGCGATTGGGGAAGTAAACCAATCCATCCACTACGGGGTGTTGATTCTCACCATCATCTTCGGCTTCTTCATGGCCTTTAACATCGGCGGTAACGATGTGGCCAATTCCTTTGGTACCTCCGTGGGTGCCGGAACCCTGACCATGAAGCAGGCGCTCATGATCGCCGCCGTCTTTGAGGTGGGCGGCGCGATCCTCGCCGGTGGCGATGTGACCGAAACCGTGCGCTCCGGGATCGTGGACCTGGATAGCTCCATGGAGCCCATGACCTTCGTGTACATCATGATGTCCTCCCTGCTGGGAGCGGCGCTGTGGCTGCTGGTGGCCACCCGCATGGGTTGGCCGGTGTCCACCACGCACTCCATCATCGGCGGCATCGTGGGCGCGGCCCTGTGCGTGGGCTTCCGCGAGCACAGCGGCGGCTGGGAGATGGTGCAGTGGGATCAGATCGGGCAGATCGTGATCTCCTGGTTCCTCTCCCCCGTCCTCGGCGGCGTGGCCGCCTACCTGCTCTTTGGCGCCATCAAGCGCGGCATCCTGGTGTACAACGAGGAGGCCGACCGCAAACTGCGCCTGATTAAGCAGGAGCGCTTTGAGCTGAAGAACCGCCACAAGGAAGCCTTTGAGCGCCTCAGCGAGATCCAGCAGATCTCCTACACCAACGCCATGGCGCGCGACGCCGTGACCACCCAGCGCAGCGACTACACCCGCGAGGACCTGGAATCCGACTACTACCGCGAACTCTACGACATCGAGGCCAAGGCCGAGGACGTGGAGGCGCACCGCGCCCTGGAGCGCTGGGTACCGCTGCTGGCCGCCTTTGGCGCCATCATCATCAGCGCCATGATGCTGTTCAAGGGCCTGAAGAACCTGCACCTGGGCATTGATAACGTGGGTAACTTCCTCATCATGGGCATGGTGGGGGCCTCCGTGTGGATGGCCGTGTTCATCTTCGCGCGCACGCTCAAGCGCCACGACCTTGACCGCTCCACCTTCCTGCTCTTCTCCTGGTTGCAGGTATTCACCGCCGCGGCCTTTGCCTTCTCCCACGGCTCCAACGACATCGCCAACGCCGTGGGCCCGTTCGCCGCCGTGCTCGACGTGCTCAAGACCGGGGACATCAACGCTAAGGCCGAGGTTCCCGGCCCGCTACTGCTGGCCTGCGGTATTGCCCTGGTGTGCGGCCTGTGGTTCATCGGCCGCACCGTGATCGTCACCGTGGGTAGCGGCCTGACCAAGATGCACCCGGCCTCCGGGTTCTCCGCCGAACTTGCCGCCGCCGCCGTGGTGATGGGCGCCTCCCTGCTGGGCCTGCCGGTTTCCTCCACCCACATCCTCATCGGTGCGGTGCTGGGCGTGGGCCTGGTGAACCGCGCCGCCAACTGGAAGCTCATGCGGCCCATCGCCCTGGCCTGGGTTATCACCATTCCCGCCGCCGCCGGCGTGGGCGCCGTGGGCGTGGTGATCTTGCAGGCAATCTTCGGATAG
- the ftsE gene encoding cell division ATP-binding protein FtsE, translating into MITFDSVTKVYKTSTRPALNNISLEIKPGEFVFLIGPSGSGKSTFLELLIREETLTSGNIHVNSFHVNKLRGKQVNELRRSIGYVFQDFRLLPKMTVYDNVAFALEVIGTKRREIEKSVPETLELVGLAAKANRMPGELSGGEQQRVAIARAFVNRPKVLLADEPTGNLDPDTSDGIMNLLTLINRTGTTVIASTHNARAVNDMRRRVIELKLGDLVRDDAHGVYGESR; encoded by the coding sequence GTGATTACGTTCGACTCCGTCACCAAGGTCTACAAGACCTCCACCCGGCCCGCGCTCAATAACATCTCCCTGGAGATCAAGCCGGGGGAGTTTGTATTCCTCATCGGCCCCTCCGGCTCGGGCAAGTCCACCTTCCTGGAACTGCTCATCAGGGAGGAGACGCTCACCTCCGGCAATATCCACGTGAACTCCTTTCACGTGAACAAGTTGCGCGGCAAGCAGGTCAATGAATTGCGCCGCAGCATTGGGTACGTGTTCCAGGATTTCCGCCTGCTGCCCAAGATGACGGTGTATGACAACGTGGCCTTTGCCCTGGAGGTCATCGGCACCAAGCGCCGCGAGATCGAAAAATCCGTGCCGGAAACCCTGGAACTGGTGGGCCTCGCGGCCAAGGCCAACCGCATGCCCGGCGAACTCTCCGGCGGTGAACAGCAGCGCGTGGCCATCGCGCGCGCCTTCGTGAACCGCCCCAAGGTTTTGCTTGCCGACGAACCCACCGGCAACCTCGATCCCGATACCTCGGACGGGATCATGAACCTGCTCACGCTGATTAACCGCACTGGTACCACGGTGATCGCCTCCACCCACAACGCCCGCGCCGTCAATGACATGCGCCGCCGCGTGATCGAGCTGAAGCTCGGTGACCTGGTGCGCGATGATGCCCACGGCGTGTACGGCGAGTCCCGCTAG
- the ftsX gene encoding permease-like cell division protein FtsX translates to MNTGFVLREATKGLARNITMTIALVITTAISLALLATGFLVTNMTSETKEIYLDRVEVMIQLDEDISSGDEDCSSEECQEVYSALDGAEGVESVKYRSREQSYERFVEVFQDTDPELVKDTDKDALPAALHVRLTDPLDTAPLAAVEDMPQVAEIVDQVDDLRGATDNLDSVRNATFLLAAVQAVAAIFLIANMVQIAAYNRRDEMAIMRMVGASRWYTQAPFILEAVAATLIGAVFSTIGLFLGKTFVVDKALSGLYEAKLIAPITSSDIWLVVPGVVLVGVIFAALTAQITLRAYVRK, encoded by the coding sequence ATGAACACCGGATTCGTGCTGCGCGAGGCCACCAAGGGCCTCGCCCGCAATATCACCATGACCATCGCGCTGGTGATTACCACCGCGATTTCCCTGGCGCTTTTGGCCACGGGATTCCTGGTGACCAACATGACCTCGGAGACCAAGGAGATTTACCTTGACCGCGTGGAGGTGATGATCCAGTTAGACGAGGACATCTCCAGCGGAGATGAGGACTGTTCTTCCGAGGAATGCCAGGAGGTGTACTCCGCCCTTGACGGCGCCGAGGGCGTGGAGAGCGTGAAGTACCGCTCCCGCGAGCAGTCCTACGAGCGCTTCGTGGAGGTGTTCCAGGACACCGACCCGGAGCTGGTCAAGGACACCGATAAGGACGCCCTGCCCGCCGCTCTGCATGTGCGTTTGACCGATCCCCTGGACACCGCCCCGCTGGCCGCGGTGGAGGATATGCCGCAGGTGGCGGAGATCGTGGACCAGGTGGATGACCTGCGCGGGGCCACGGATAACCTCGACTCCGTGCGCAACGCCACCTTCCTTCTCGCCGCGGTGCAGGCCGTGGCCGCCATCTTCCTCATCGCAAACATGGTGCAGATCGCGGCCTATAACCGCCGCGATGAGATGGCGATTATGCGCATGGTGGGTGCCTCGCGCTGGTACACCCAGGCCCCCTTCATCCTGGAGGCCGTGGCCGCCACCCTGATCGGTGCGGTGTTCTCCACCATCGGGCTCTTCCTGGGCAAGACCTTTGTGGTGGACAAGGCCCTCTCCGGCCTCTACGAGGCGAAACTCATCGCGCCGATTACCAGCTCCGATATTTGGCTGGTGGTGCCCGGCGTGGTGCTCGTGGGCGTGATCTTTGCCGCCCTGACCGCGCAGATCACGCTGAGGGCGTATGTGCGCAAGTAA
- the prfB gene encoding peptide chain release factor 2: MRPEITSDLQDLDTTLTTIERVMDPEDMATRARELEAQAADPSLWDDPEHAQTVTTELSNVQAQLRRLKDLRGRLDDLPVMYELAEEEEDGLALADQERAELREAIESLEVKTMLSGEYDAREAVINIRSGAGGVDAADWAEMLMRMYIRWAEKNAHSVDVYDISYAEEAGIKSATFVVHGDYMYGQLSVEQGAHRLVRISPFDNQGRRQTSFAEVEVLPVVEQTDHIDIPEADVRVDVYRSSGPGGQSVNTTDSAVRLTHIPTGIVVTCQNEKSQIQNRASAMRVLQAKLLERKRQEERAELDALGAGGNASWGNQMRSYVLHPYQMVKDLRTGYEVGDPAKVLDGDIDGLLESGIRWRMAQQD, translated from the coding sequence ATGCGACCGGAGATTACGTCAGACCTTCAGGACCTGGATACCACGCTCACCACCATCGAGCGGGTGATGGACCCCGAGGATATGGCGACGCGCGCCCGCGAGCTAGAGGCCCAGGCCGCCGACCCCTCGCTGTGGGACGATCCCGAGCATGCCCAGACCGTGACCACGGAACTCTCCAACGTGCAGGCGCAACTGCGCAGACTCAAGGATCTGCGCGGGCGCCTGGACGATCTCCCGGTGATGTATGAGTTAGCGGAGGAGGAAGAGGACGGCCTGGCCCTGGCGGATCAGGAGCGCGCCGAGTTGCGCGAGGCCATCGAATCCCTCGAGGTCAAGACCATGCTCTCCGGGGAATACGATGCCCGCGAGGCCGTGATCAATATCCGCTCCGGGGCCGGTGGCGTGGACGCGGCGGACTGGGCGGAAATGCTCATGCGCATGTATATCCGCTGGGCGGAAAAAAACGCCCATTCCGTGGACGTTTATGACATTTCCTATGCGGAGGAAGCGGGCATTAAGTCCGCCACCTTTGTGGTGCACGGGGACTATATGTATGGGCAACTCTCCGTGGAACAGGGCGCGCACCGCCTGGTGCGCATTAGCCCCTTTGATAATCAGGGTCGCCGCCAGACCTCCTTTGCAGAGGTGGAGGTGCTGCCGGTGGTGGAGCAGACCGATCACATTGATATTCCCGAGGCCGACGTGCGCGTGGACGTGTACCGCTCCTCCGGGCCGGGCGGGCAGTCGGTGAACACCACGGATTCCGCGGTGCGCCTCACCCACATTCCCACCGGGATCGTGGTGACCTGCCAGAATGAGAAGTCCCAGATCCAAAACCGCGCCTCGGCCATGCGGGTGCTCCAGGCCAAGCTCCTGGAGCGCAAGCGGCAGGAGGAGCGCGCGGAGTTGGACGCCCTGGGTGCGGGTGGCAATGCCTCCTGGGGCAATCAAATGCGCTCCTACGTGCTGCACCCGTACCAGATGGTCAAGGATCTGCGCACGGGTTACGAGGTGGGCGATCCCGCCAAGGTGCTCGATGGCGATATTGATGGGCTGCTGGAATCCGGTATCCGGTGGCGCATGGCGCAGCAGGACTAG
- a CDS encoding helix-turn-helix domain-containing protein, translating into MASTEDTNVPEENTCPIAASLELLGEKWTLLILRDLYLGHTKFNEIERSLGCPRNLLSARLRKLTEAGILAKEEYKEEGSRTRAAYALTPKGYDLAPILEALQNWGIKHIPGVNQHPPVPDLPHH; encoded by the coding sequence ATGGCAAGCACGGAAGATACAAACGTCCCGGAGGAAAACACCTGCCCCATAGCCGCAAGCCTGGAACTCCTGGGCGAAAAATGGACGCTCCTCATCCTGCGCGACCTCTACCTCGGGCACACCAAGTTCAACGAGATCGAGCGGAGCCTCGGTTGCCCCCGCAATCTCCTTTCCGCGCGCCTACGCAAACTCACGGAGGCCGGGATCCTCGCCAAGGAGGAATACAAGGAGGAGGGCAGCAGAACCCGCGCCGCCTACGCGCTCACCCCCAAGGGGTACGACCTCGCCCCCATCCTGGAGGCGCTGCAAAACTGGGGAATCAAGCACATACCGGGAGTGAATCAGCACCCGCCGGTGCCCGATCTTCCACACCATTAA
- a CDS encoding GDSL-type esterase/lipase family protein: protein MHRLRSSLKLARWRSVATASVCALAAAFGAPATQAAPVGNIVTLGDSFTANPSALYKNFGGVVPGLVPEDYPNQEGCLQAPDNWPRLVGAQVGAPVADWSCTAQTSRTMLERLDRAIVTGDLHAGTRAVVMAIGMNNFGPFGVKDGTNPLDGLSHRQAFLDDIRAATERIRATAPQAKIVLSGMPSVSTGPSFCAVNIHPDNPGLLPEGLHIPLLGQVEDENSLRQAQAAAENGIAFVNLRDATRNNGTCAPRDSERMVAGIVDFTSPQWNIVFHPTVVGSRFMADQIAPHV, encoded by the coding sequence GTGCATAGGTTACGTTCCTCTTTGAAACTAGCGCGGTGGCGGAGCGTCGCCACCGCGAGCGTCTGCGCCCTGGCCGCCGCCTTCGGCGCTCCCGCCACCCAGGCAGCCCCGGTGGGCAACATTGTGACGCTGGGCGATTCCTTTACCGCCAACCCCTCGGCGCTGTACAAGAATTTTGGTGGCGTTGTTCCCGGCCTGGTGCCGGAGGACTATCCCAATCAGGAGGGCTGCTTGCAGGCCCCCGATAACTGGCCGCGCCTGGTGGGCGCGCAGGTGGGTGCCCCGGTGGCGGACTGGTCCTGCACGGCGCAGACCTCCCGCACCATGCTGGAGCGCCTCGATCGCGCGATTGTCACCGGGGATCTCCACGCCGGTACCCGCGCGGTGGTCATGGCCATCGGCATGAATAACTTTGGCCCCTTCGGTGTCAAGGACGGCACCAATCCCCTCGATGGTCTCAGCCACCGCCAGGCCTTCCTCGACGATATCCGCGCGGCCACCGAGCGTATCCGCGCCACCGCCCCGCAGGCCAAGATCGTGCTCTCCGGTATGCCCTCGGTATCCACGGGCCCCTCATTCTGCGCGGTCAATATCCACCCGGATAACCCCGGCCTGCTGCCGGAGGGGCTCCACATTCCGCTGCTAGGCCAGGTGGAGGATGAGAACTCCCTGCGCCAGGCCCAGGCCGCCGCGGAAAACGGAATCGCCTTTGTGAATCTGCGCGATGCCACCAGGAATAACGGCACCTGCGCGCCCAGGGACTCCGAGCGCATGGTGGCCGGAATCGTGGACTTCACCAGCCCGCAGTGGAACATCGTGTTCCATCCCACCGTGGTGGGGTCGCGCTTCATGGCGGATCAGATCGCACCCCACGTCTAG
- a CDS encoding GNAT family N-acetyltransferase, with protein sequence MTQNLTDKTGTPVDVRVTPKGNAYAIYLDGADRWAGATYFLDRGEERIFFHTTVGEEYAGRGLAGILVENALADTRAHGLTVIPVCPFVRSWTGKKEWDGPLRQPTEEDLAFVAEHS encoded by the coding sequence ATGACGCAGAACCTCACCGATAAGACCGGCACCCCCGTGGACGTGCGGGTCACCCCCAAGGGCAATGCCTACGCCATTTACCTCGACGGCGCGGACCGCTGGGCCGGGGCCACGTACTTCCTCGACCGGGGTGAGGAGCGCATCTTCTTCCACACCACGGTGGGCGAGGAATACGCGGGCCGGGGGCTGGCGGGAATCCTGGTGGAAAACGCCCTGGCGGATACCCGCGCCCACGGGCTGACCGTGATCCCGGTGTGCCCCTTTGTGCGCTCGTGGACGGGCAAAAAGGAATGGGACGGGCCGCTGCGCCAGCCCACCGAGGAGGATCTGGCCTTTGTGGCCGAGCATTCTTAA
- a CDS encoding alcohol dehydrogenase catalytic domain-containing protein, which yields MKSYVLRSYDNGGQWGWEDRPVPQPGPGEVLVRVRAAGLNPLDRMIAEGQFKQLFSYSLPQVMGQELAGIVEKVGPGVASDWMGEKIFTRPSIHALGAFAEYAVVRAEDYCPHAE from the coding sequence GTGAAAAGTTATGTTCTGCGATCGTATGATAACGGTGGCCAGTGGGGGTGGGAGGATCGCCCCGTGCCGCAGCCCGGCCCCGGCGAGGTACTGGTGAGGGTGCGCGCGGCGGGGTTGAATCCTTTGGACCGCATGATTGCGGAGGGGCAGTTCAAGCAGCTCTTCTCGTACTCCCTGCCGCAGGTGATGGGGCAGGAACTGGCAGGCATCGTGGAAAAGGTGGGGCCGGGAGTGGCCTCGGATTGGATGGGGGAAAAGATTTTTACGCGCCCCTCCATTCACGCCCTGGGTGCTTTCGCAGAATACGCCGTGGTTCGCGCTGAGGATTATTGCCCCCATGCCGAATAA
- a CDS encoding DUF488 domain-containing protein, translated as MSVTTLKVHDLLQGSAHARGSAVLVDRLWPRGVAKSDLAHDLWLREVAPSPDLRRWFGHDPQRFEEFSRRYREELDEGNAEVDRLVEMVRAGDVCLLYAARDREHNHAAVLAEWLNDAARLAPGDTETVE; from the coding sequence ATGAGCGTGACCACGCTCAAGGTTCACGATCTGCTCCAGGGGAGCGCGCATGCTCGGGGGAGCGCGGTGCTGGTGGATCGACTCTGGCCCCGAGGCGTGGCCAAGAGCGACCTCGCCCACGACCTCTGGCTGCGCGAGGTTGCCCCCAGCCCGGACCTGCGCCGCTGGTTTGGGCACGACCCGCAGCGCTTCGAGGAGTTCTCCCGCAGGTACCGGGAGGAACTCGATGAGGGGAACGCGGAGGTGGATCGGCTCGTGGAGATGGTCCGCGCGGGCGACGTGTGCCTGCTCTACGCCGCGCGCGACCGCGAACACAACCACGCCGCGGTGCTCGCGGAGTGGCTTAACGACGCCGCGAGGCTTGCTCCCGGCGATACCGAAACGGTAGAGTAA
- a CDS encoding inositol monophosphatase family protein, translating to MTDPTGSTETAAQALSEERLEEMVSALAKTFAVAHAEDPDERLATALVFNAGRLAWRMREGGVQTDYKTSRTDVVTDADHAAERFITAALALLRPRDGVLGEEGAERASESGRTWVIDPVDGTYNFASGSDYWCSALALVAGSPSAPERLILGAVHRPAMGYTWCGGPDLPTTRDQQEVSHLSPAPLGEVSLATYLHPTWLPRREVHAAWATVARQAATLRMLGAGSVDLASVADGTLGAWMQHSVPAWDWLPGKALVEGAGGSTREVTAGGVTWCIAGNPTAVENIAELLEGTHE from the coding sequence ATGACTGACCCCACCGGCTCCACGGAAACCGCAGCACAAGCCCTTTCGGAAGAACGCCTCGAGGAAATGGTGTCCGCCCTGGCCAAGACCTTTGCCGTGGCCCACGCCGAGGATCCCGACGAGCGCCTGGCCACCGCGCTGGTGTTCAACGCGGGCCGCCTGGCCTGGCGCATGCGCGAGGGCGGGGTGCAGACCGATTACAAGACCTCCCGCACCGACGTGGTCACGGACGCCGACCACGCCGCCGAGCGCTTCATCACCGCCGCCCTGGCCCTCCTGCGCCCCCGGGACGGCGTCCTCGGGGAGGAGGGGGCCGAGCGCGCGAGCGAGAGCGGACGCACCTGGGTGATCGACCCGGTGGATGGCACCTATAACTTTGCCTCCGGCTCGGATTACTGGTGCTCCGCCCTCGCCCTGGTGGCGGGCTCTCCCAGCGCCCCGGAGAGGCTGATCCTGGGTGCCGTGCACCGCCCCGCGATGGGTTATACCTGGTGCGGCGGGCCCGATCTGCCCACCACGCGGGATCAGCAGGAGGTTTCCCACCTCTCCCCCGCCCCGCTGGGCGAGGTCAGCCTGGCCACGTACCTGCACCCCACCTGGTTGCCCCGGCGCGAGGTGCACGCCGCCTGGGCCACCGTGGCACGGCAGGCCGCCACCCTGCGCATGCTGGGGGCGGGCTCGGTGGACCTGGCCAGCGTGGCCGATGGCACCCTGGGGGCATGGATGCAGCACAGCGTTCCGGCCTGGGACTGGCTGCCGGGTAAGGCCCTGGTAGAGGGGGCGGGGGGAAGCACCCGCGAGGTTACCGCGGGCGGGGTGACCTGGTGCATCGCCGGTAATCCCACGGCCGTGGAGAACATCGCAGAACTATTGGAGGGAACCCATGAGTGA
- the hisN gene encoding histidinol-phosphatase — translation MSDLDLALKLADAADAITLARFESSDLSVSAKPDMTPVSDADLACEKELRALLAAERPEDAVLGEEFGGTVNFRGRQWVIDPIDGTKNYVRGVPVWATLISLLIDGHPTLGVVSAPALARRWYATTGQGAWRTFAGGEPTRLGVSRVGDLSDASLSFSSLSGWTERGLRDPFLALTEQTWRLRGYGDFFSYCLVAEGAVDIAAEPEVSLWDLAALSCLVTEAGGRFTSLAGQEGPHGGDAVASNGLLHEEVLAALRD, via the coding sequence ATGAGTGATCTTGACCTTGCCCTGAAGTTGGCCGATGCCGCCGACGCCATCACCCTGGCCCGCTTTGAATCCAGCGACCTATCCGTGAGCGCCAAGCCGGATATGACACCTGTGAGCGACGCGGACCTCGCCTGCGAGAAGGAATTGCGCGCCCTGCTCGCCGCCGAGCGGCCCGAGGACGCGGTGCTGGGCGAGGAGTTCGGGGGCACCGTGAACTTCCGGGGCCGCCAGTGGGTGATCGACCCCATCGACGGCACCAAAAACTACGTGCGCGGGGTGCCCGTGTGGGCCACGCTCATCAGCCTGCTTATCGACGGCCACCCCACCCTCGGCGTGGTTTCCGCCCCGGCGCTGGCGCGGCGCTGGTACGCAACCACCGGACAGGGCGCATGGCGCACCTTCGCCGGAGGCGAGCCCACCCGGCTGGGGGTATCCAGGGTGGGTGACCTGAGTGATGCCTCCCTCTCCTTCTCCTCCCTTTCCGGGTGGACGGAGCGCGGGCTACGCGATCCCTTCCTCGCGCTCACCGAACAGACCTGGCGGCTGCGCGGCTACGGGGACTTCTTCTCATACTGCCTGGTGGCGGAGGGAGCGGTGGACATCGCCGCCGAACCGGAGGTTTCCCTGTGGGATCTCGCCGCGCTCTCCTGCCTGGTCACCGAGGCCGGGGGGCGATTTACCTCGCTCGCGGGCCAGGAGGGGCCACACGGCGGGGACGCGGTGGCCAGCAACGGCCTGCTGCATGAGGAGGTGCTGGCGGCCCTGCGGGACTAA
- the smpB gene encoding SsrA-binding protein SmpB, translating into MAKKKKKKVVGGSGVIASNRKARHDYTILETYECGIALVGTEVKSLREGKASLVEAFATVDDGEVWLRHLHIPEYSRGSWTNHSPRRVRKLLLHRREIDSIMGKVRDGRKTLVPLSLYFKGGRLKVELGLTEGKQAYDKRQSIKRRTEEREIVRDLGRKIKGIHA; encoded by the coding sequence ATGGCCAAAAAGAAGAAAAAGAAGGTGGTGGGTGGCAGCGGAGTCATTGCCAGCAATCGCAAGGCCCGCCACGATTACACCATTCTAGAAACCTACGAGTGCGGCATCGCGCTCGTGGGCACGGAGGTGAAATCCCTCCGCGAGGGCAAGGCCTCCCTGGTGGAGGCCTTTGCTACCGTCGATGACGGCGAGGTGTGGCTGCGCCACCTCCACATTCCCGAATACTCCCGGGGCTCCTGGACTAATCACTCCCCGCGCCGAGTGCGCAAACTTCTGCTGCACCGCCGCGAGATCGACTCCATCATGGGCAAGGTGCGCGATGGGCGCAAGACCCTCGTGCCGCTCTCCCTGTACTTCAAGGGCGGCCGCCTCAAGGTGGAACTGGGACTGACGGAGGGCAAGCAGGCCTACGACAAACGCCAGAGCATTAAGCGCCGCACCGAGGAGCGCGAGATCGTGCGCGACCTGGGCCGCAAGATCAAGGGAATCCATGCATGA
- a CDS encoding NADP-dependent oxidoreductase — protein sequence MPNNLTFAEAASLPLVLLTAIQAFTEKVQIRPGDKVFIQGGAGGAGSIAVQVSKYLGATVATTVSTKNVELARQLGADVVVDYRTQRYEDHVRDYDVVLDTLGKGETVRSMSVLRPGGTVVSLAGDPDADFARQVGRPFLVPVMWALGAKVRREAKKRGVNYRFLFMRAHGGQLADYSAAIEAGKIKPLVGHIFPFAELEEALKLSASGKSNPGKIVVEME from the coding sequence ATGCCGAATAATCTCACCTTTGCGGAGGCGGCGTCGTTACCGCTGGTCCTACTCACCGCCATCCAGGCTTTTACGGAAAAGGTGCAGATTAGGCCCGGGGATAAGGTATTTATTCAAGGGGGTGCGGGCGGGGCCGGTTCCATTGCTGTGCAGGTGTCAAAGTATCTGGGCGCGACGGTGGCCACCACAGTGAGCACGAAGAATGTGGAGTTGGCCAGGCAATTGGGTGCCGATGTGGTGGTGGATTACAGAACTCAGCGCTATGAGGATCATGTGCGGGATTATGATGTTGTGCTCGATACCCTGGGTAAGGGGGAAACGGTGCGGTCGATGAGCGTGTTGCGGCCGGGCGGCACCGTGGTTTCCCTCGCGGGGGATCCCGATGCGGATTTTGCGCGCCAGGTGGGCAGGCCTTTCTTGGTGCCCGTGATGTGGGCATTGGGTGCCAAGGTTCGCCGGGAGGCGAAGAAGCGCGGAGTGAATTATAGGTTCCTCTTTATGCGGGCGCACGGTGGGCAATTGGCGGATTATTCTGCGGCGATAGAAGCGGGAAAGATAAAACCGCTTGTGGGCCACATATTTCCCTTTGCGGAATTGGAGGAGGCCCTGAAACTATCGGCCTCGGGTAAGTCTAACCCCGGCAAAATTGTCGTGGAGATGGAGTGA